The genomic interval CAGGACGCCTTTCTTGAAGTATCAGCCCTTTGGCAAGGGGAGCTCAGGCTTCCTCGGCATATAGCCTGCTTGCCTGAGGCCTGCCTCCAGCACTCTGGATCTTGTGAGCCCGGACAGGCAGTTCAAAATTCATACCTCTGGCCAGTTCTGTAGGGCAACTCAAAAATCTCATTCCATACTGGAAGAGTCCAACAGGTTTCCAATGGGAGAGTGTGAGAACGCGCCTGGACTGCACTGTGCCACCGAGGTCTGTCACCACAAAGCACCACAGCAGCACTCACTTCTAGTCAACCCTCCTGTCACTGCACGCTGGTCTGGAAAGGCTACAAAGGGGACCAGGAGCAGGGCTCCAGGATCCTCAGGAGCCAAGGGGCAGAGGTGCAGACCTGGCCATGCCTCAGTGCCACCCACGAAGTCACAGCAGGCCGAGGAGAGTGGGGCCCCATGCCGAGTTCCGGTGTACCGCCACCTGCAAAAACTTggacacatatgcacacacacacacacacacacacagacatacacgcacacacaaaaagaaaagatccagACATACAACGTAGAAAAGATATGGATGTGCTAAAAATCGCACAGAACCCGCTTAATCTCCAAACCTCAGAAATGCTAAAAGCCCCGTGTCAGGAGACATGACCACTGCCCAGGAGCAGGCAACAGGGTCCCTTGGTCAAAAGGCCCCTGGGCAGGGTACCCAGCACCCCAAGCTGCTGAGGAGCACGGGAAGGTGGCATGCGGCCACTGGGCACTTGgctccagtggtggtggtgtgcAAGTGGACTTTCAGGAGATGGATACAGCCCAGGGCATTAATTTcagccacccctcccccaaagaAACAACCCTTTATGGCACAAacaagatggggtggggggcaggccagGCCCAGGGGCAAATTCAATAGGAGTGGGGGCTCCAGAGAGTAGCAGATAGGAGCCGGCCAACCCCCAATGGAGGATCTGGGGCCAGAACACTCATGCGTGAAGGGCCTTGGCCCAACTCCAGGGCTGCCTCCTGGGGGAGCCATGCACAGCAATGCTGGGGACAAAAATGAGAAGGTGGGGCCAGGACCTCCTGGCCCAGAACTGGGCTTCACAGAGCCCAGCTGGAAAGACAGAGTGAGGAGTTCAACCTCTTTCCAAGACCCCCTCTCAGGGCATCGGGCACCAGAGGCCCAGGccagcccccagcctggggcagggTCACCTTGATGTTCAcagctggggggggagggggtggtggggaccCTTGGAGCAGTCGCTATAGTAACCCCCAAGGCTGTTCACCCTGTGGCAGACCAAGTGCCCAGACAATACTGACAGTCCACAAACATAGCCATGCCTGGAAacacccctcctgccccctggtGGCCCCCAGGCTCAGAGGCGGTTTGGCAGGCTCCCCTGCCCAAAGCCAGGTGTGGTCTGGCCTCTGCCCACACCCCCGGTGCCTTCTTTGTTCCCTACTTCTGAAACGTGTGGTCTGAACTAACTTCATCATTCTTCTGccacttgaaaagaaaaagtcagggaCCCAAAGCTGTGCATGTTCTTGGAGCCCTCGAGACCCGGTGCCCAGTGTCTGCTCCCTCGGGAGGTCAGTGGGGTCTGTGCACGTGCACACTGGCAGTGCAGCTGGGTCCAGGCTCATTCGGGCCCTGTGAGTCTCCCACGGGGATCAATGTTTCTCGACAGCAAACAGGTGCTCTCTGGCCGTCGGGGCCGTGGGCTGGGCCGTCCTCTATACCACGGTACTGAGGGAACTGCGGCTGTGGCGGCCGCCCCCTGGCAGTGCCTCTGTGGGGGTGCCTCCTGGACCAGGGTCAGGGGGCACAAGCAGGGCACTGCTGCTGTCGGCAGAGTCTTCCAGATCTGCCAGAGAGGCCTCTGCGGCAGGCAGAGGGTGCTCCAGGCGCCGGGGAGACGCACCTTCACCGCCACCATCCCCCGGGGTTGGCGGCCTGGCGTCTGCTGGCTCAAAGGCATCATCGTCTGCAGGGAGACAGAAGGGGGTCAGCAGGATGGTGGGTCTGGCACAGGGGAGGAGTGGAGCTAGACAGAACCAGGGAACGCTCCTGCTGTCTGAATGTTCCCACCAAGGTGTGAGTGGGGGGGCAGTGTGCTCACCCCTCACCTTTGTACCTGGCAAGGTGCAAGGTGCCATGGTACAGCCACAAGCAAGCCATGCTGTGTGACGGCGGGGACAGGCTTTGACGGTCAGCCAAACAAAGTCAGGGGAGGGGGAAAATTCTTTCTGACTTGAGGGGAGTcaaagcagggctcctgtgacaGGAGGGAGCTCCGGGCTGGCCAAGGACAGGCTGTGGCTGGAATATGTGAATGGGAATGCAGGAGGCAGGCCCCGAGCACACAGCTCTGCAAACCTCACGGAGATGTGCAGAAATCTTCACTTTGAGGGAAGCTTTGTGGCAGCCCAGTGCCTTCAGCATGCCTGCTCCGTCACTCTGGCCTCGGAAGGCTCGGGCCATGGGGGCCCGGTGCGCACCTTCGCCTGGCGGCTTCCCCAGCCTCCGAGTCCCGGTACCCTGCCCCGGGGAGCATCTGCTCTGACAACCTGCTCCATGCAGGCATCTGGGACCTGCTGCCCCCCAGCAGGGTCCCTGGCAGGAAGCCTGTTCTACCCTGACCCACTTGACAGCAGATTGGGATAATCGGACCAATCCAGGTCTTGCCTACAGACCACAGAGAAGCAGGACTTGTGAACAAACAGGCCCCAGGACACTGGTTCTGCTGTGGCATGTGGGTGCGCGAGGAGTCGGCCACCTGGGAGTAGGGCACTGCCACTGTCGTACCGTAGGGGGCTGTGTGTGTTAAGAGGGTGGTCACACACAGGCAAATGGGATGAGACACCTGAGCTGCACACAGGGAAAAGGACAAGCCAGGCAATGGGTGGGGAACCTGGCATTCCCTCTGTGCTCCACAGCCCTGCAAGGAATGACTTTCCAGTATCAGATGGACAAAAGATTAATCGGGCCAGTGTCACAGGGCCTTCTTCCCACTTCACAGAACTGCTTCCGGACAGGAGGGAATGTCATGATGGTGTCTCTTCAGCTTACCACAGATACGTGTCTTTACAGCCAAGCAGCGGGCTCAGGGCGGGCCCCTGCACCTCTGGGCTAGCCCTGTACCCACAACCACCAGCACCTGGCTCCCCAGCTCTCTGCAGAGCCCAGCTGAGTGTGCCTCAAGGGCCCCTTGCTAGCAGGTGTTCATCGGACCACCGCCAACAGTCATTGGCACGTGCAGCCCTGGCAAGAGCCCGCCTGCTCTTCATCTGCCCTCCTGCTCTTCATCTGCACCACCACAGATGGTGGTTCCTTCCACTTTAAAGGGAAAACCAAAGGGAAAGCGGAAGGCCAGGAAAAAGTGGAGGCTGAGGGTCTTGTGGATTGGGGAGGGGGGCCACCAGGTCTCTGGCTACCCATGGTGGACAGTGAGTGACGTGCTACTCCCTgtccctgggggcggggggaagcacCTGCGGGGTCGTAGAACACGCTGTCAGGGTTGATGGAGGCCTCATAGGGCGGCGGAGGATCATCAGGCTGGTCGATGTCTGGGTATTTGTATGCGGTGTAGGGAGGCGGAGGGTCATGGAAGTGGAACGTGCCGCCCTCCCCGTCGTCAGAAAGGTGTAGTGGAGTGAGGCCAGTGCCGAACCCGTCTGGGCCATAATCAAAGCCAGGGATCCTCCGGCCAAGGTTGAAGTGGTGCACTGGGCAACCGCAGGGAGAAACAAACAACCGAGTCACTCAAAGACACACACGGCTCAGCCCCCAAGTCAGCCACCCTCTCCTGGGGCTGGCCCCGCCACCCCCCAGGCCCAGGGCATCAGGCTTCCTGTCACACTTGTGTGCCCAGCTGCCCACATGAAAGCCCTGAATCTCTCACCTGGACCCCCTTCAGTGCggccctgcccctcacccacaTGTGACCTGTCACTCCGTCCTGTCCCTTCTGCTGCCCCGCCGTCACCACAGCCCTCCTCCAGCTTGAGGGTCTTTGTAGCTGGCATGGAGAGAGGGTCTGGGGAAGGACCGTGCCGGTTCAGTGCTGCCAGTGCAATTGCGTCCCTCAGCATTCCCGCCACCTTGATTCAGACCTCGAGCCCCCAGGGTCTGCATCCATCCCACTGGTCCCCACACGGACTGGGGAGCCTGGCTTGCTCACTGGGACAAGGGACAATTCCAGAAGCTCTACTAAGGGCACAGGCCACTGACTGCAGAGAACTCGAGCTGAGGAGGGCGAGTCACACCCTCAGCTGCCTAAGTTTCGAGTGTCTGCTGCTCTGACCCCCTACCCCTGGCCGGTGGCCCACTGACAGTCCAGGCTACTGGAAAAGGTAAGAGGTGATCACCCATCTGAACACATGGCGGCTGCCGAGGGTCGTGCTTCCAGGCCTGGAATGCCAGGGAGCCCGGGGGCAGCTGGCACTGAAGATGCGTCCTTCCGTCCACATGTCCGGAGCCTGATTTCAGGTCCTAAGGACAGTTCCTCCAGTTCCCCAGGTGTGCACTCAGCCCAGGAGCAGGTGAGTAGGTGGGACAGGGACACACCAGGGCACCCTTGTCAAcatcctctccttcttccttgccCCTTCCTGCTTTCTGTGCTTCCCACCATAAAGGGGACACAGCCTAGGGTGGGGCCCTGACAGTGGCTGCACAGGCAGGGCCAGGCACACTCACAGTTGGCTCCAATCAGTGACTCAATGCGCTCCCGTCGCCTCTGGCGAAGCCGGTGGACCATGAAAAGGAGCAGCGACAGGATGAGGAAGGAGGAGATGCAGCTAACGATCAGACGCATCCCACTGGCCATGGAGTCAAACAGGCTGTTGCCATCtgttcaaagaagaaaatggctGTTCACAGAAAAGAAGAGTCTGACCCCCCCCAGGGGCTTAGTGCTATGGAAAGGCCATGGCCCTTCACCACCAGGCAGATATGTACACAAAACAACTTGCTTCCTGATTCCCTGCACTTGATGGTCTTAGAAGAGATGGCAGAAATCAAACAGCTCAAGGTCAAGAATACTGGGATATTACCAAAGGAGAGAAGCAAATCATGGGCCAGGATAAATATTTTACCTTCCAGCCAAGCACtcctaagttccatacgatgagTCCCTTCTGCCTAAAAAGCTAGAGGGTGCTCTGTTACGGGCCTCTATGCCCCCAACCAACACAGTACAAAATCAGGCACATGTGACCAAGCTCCAGACCCTAGACCAGGGTTGCTCACCTGGGCGGCTCTAATTCCCAGGGAACGttgggcaatgtctggagacatttttggtcatCATTAACCACTCAGGGGGTAGAGGCATTACTGGCATCTAGTGCATAGAGGCTAGGGATACTGCTCCACATCCTGTTGAGCATAAGAAGGCCCTCACCACAGTGCTCAGCCCCAAATGTTGACACTGCCAACATGGAAACACCCTGCCTTGCCCTGGTGCCCACCAGTGCTCGTTTGGTGCTTGCTGTGGAGGTGCTGTGGGTGGGGCACACATGATGATCATGGGATGAGGTGTGAGGGAAGAGAACTGCACCGGAGGAATGCCTACAGTGTAGGAGACATCTCCAGGGGCTCTCATCTAGATGAGATGGGCCACTCGCACCAAGTCACAGAATAACAGAACCACGAACTGGTCCCAGGAATACCTGCCTCCATGAAACCAGTGGGAATGCCATGGAGGCTTCAATGGAGGGACTGACCTGTAGCTACTGGAAGCAGGACTCCATGTGGGTAGAAGGGCCAAGCACTGTCAAATCTCAACACCGTGACAGCCATGTGGGCGGGTCCCCAACCACCAGCCCCAAGGAGACACTTCATGGCCAACATGGGTTCCATGTGAGAGGCCAGGCTCCCAGGGCCCTTCTGCTTCTGCTGGCCCAGTGTGCTCCATACCAATGCAGATGGTCTGAGTTCGCGCTTGCCCTCTTCCCACAGGGCCAGGAAGCTTCCCTCAAAGCTGCACTTATTGCTGACAACGCTTGGGATGAAAATATGTGGAAAAGACATCCTCTCACCAATTAGTTGCTTTtttggtgcctctgatcctagtCCAGTCTCAGAGGAACATTCTGTCTTTGTGGGAGGAAGTCTGTCAACTCAGGAGGCTGCTGATATGTCTGTTAATTGGTGGCCAGCTCAGAGATCCCACGGGGGCACCTAAAGCAGCAGCCCCTTTGCAATGACTCTTACTAATCACTTCTAAAATaaacccaagggaaaaaaaaaaaaacaaaaacccaaggaCACAGTCAAGGTCCCTGACCATCCCTCCATGGTGATTATGAGGGAGGAAGCAACTCCTAGAAGAAAGCCATTTACACTCAGACACAAAGAAGACAGCACTGTCCTAGGAGCCCGAAGGCAACTTTTGGATCCCTGGGACTCATGCCAAGACTGGTCTCTTTATGGGGCTCTGGACAACACCATGAGTGGGGTTGTCTTCTATCTTCCATGCTACTGGTGCCCAGCCAGCACCTGGGCCCCAGAGGACATGTCCTGCTGTGGTTGATGCTCTTGGAACTGAAAGTGCCCTGAAGTCCACCTGGCCTGACCCTCGGTCTGAATGCCTGAGCCATCCCAAGTCCTTTCTACATGGCTGTCCAGCCTGTGCATGAAGAACTCCAGTGATGACAAGCTCACCACTTCACTGAGTTTGGTTATGTGCTTAATAGTTTGAAATTTCCATCAGAGACAGCAGGTGAAGCAGAAGCTCAGCAGGAACTGGAGGGCAATGCCCTGGACTCTAACATAGGCTCTGTTCCTGGCAGCTACACAGTTGGGTACCCCATCTCACCTCTTAGAGCTtcatgatcccatgaccccagggcaGCAGCACAGGATGGGAGGAGAGAGCACTCTGAGAAGGGCAGTTGCTCTGTGCCCAGGTCGCTGCTCAGTGTTGGCAATTGTTATTTTAGTCTTTAATTAGGTATGGTACCCCACGTGCATTCAATCTGTTCCCCTAAATGAccagtgttgagcatcttttcagctGCTTGGCTGCCATCATGTACCTTCTTTGGTGAAGTctcattttaaatcttttcctcACTTCTTAATAGggtggtttattttcttattgttgacttTTTAGAGTCTTTATATACTCTGAACACAAGACCTCTGAtttgtgttttacaaatattttttctttgatggtggctcatcttttcattctcttaaacaACTTTCAAAaggcagaagttttttattttactttttgaaaggattttatttattcatgagagacacagagacagagagagaggcagagacacaggcagagggagaagcaggctccacgcagggaacccgacgcgggactcaatcccgggaccccaggatcacgccctggtccaaaggcggtgctaaaccgctgagccacccgggctgcccaaggcagaagtttttaattttgatgaagtgcaatttatcaatttttcttttttggatcatGGTTTTGATGTCAGCTATAAATGTTGCCTATCCctaggtcacaaagatttttctatgttttctattttcctttaacaGACTTTACTTTCTTAGAGCATACATTTTCCTCTAGAAATATTACAATGTGTGGTTGTATAGTTAGGTCTAAGACCATTTTGGGTTAACTTTTATACAGAGTAGAATGTATAgttaaaggtgtgtgtgtgtgtgtttttgcatatggatgtccaattgtttcaacactatttgttaaaagactatcctttcttcaTTTAATTGCCTTTGTACTGTTGtgaaatattagttgaccatgtaaGTGTGGGACTATTTCTAGACTATTCTGTTCCACTCATCTAGGTGTCTCTTCTTTTGAtgataccatactgttttgattactatgacTGTacagtaagttttatttttttattttttatttttttaaatttttatttattcatgataggcacacagtgagagagagaggcagagacacaggcagagggagaagcaggctccatgcaccgggagcccaacgtgggattggatcccgggtctccaggatcgcaccctgggccaaaggcaggcgccaaaccgctgcgccacccagggatccctgtacagtAAGTTTTAAATCTGGTATCAtcaatcctccaactttgttcttttcaaaaactgttttagctattctaattcctttgcctttctacttaagttttatttaaagttgtgttttttttttttttttaatttttaagtaatctctatacccaacgtggacTTGAACTTGAACTCAAGAGTCATGTGTCCacggactgagccagctaggGCACCCCtctacataaattttagaatcagcttgtcaatgtCTATAAAAGTAGTTTGCTGAAATTTGGGTTGGGACAGAATTATATTCACAGATAATTTGAGGATATTAACTGCCTAGTGATACTGAATCTtataatccatgaacatggtatacctcttcttttatttacatttttttatttctttcataagtattttatgGTTTGTAGCACACAGCTTGTGCACATATTTGTAAAGCTTATAACTTAGTAGTTTCAtgtttttggtgctattgtaaatggtactTTTCTTAGAAATTTCAATTTCCAACTGCTCACAAGtagcatatatataaaaacaatagaGCTTTAATATATTGACCTTGTACGTGGAGACCTTGCTAAACATACCTATTAGTGTTAGTAACTTTCCTGTAGATCCTCTGGGATTTTCTATGCagataatcatgtcatctactaaaaaaagatgatttcaaaaaaaaaaaaaaaagatgatttcattttccctttctggtctggatacattttcattttctggcaTTGCCCTTTTCCTTCTATACAACCTTGAATAGAATGGTGAGAGCAGACATTCTGTCTTGTTAAAGGGGATACTTTCCCAATGTCCCCAGTTTGGGTGGCAGTGTCTCTTTCCTTGTTGGAATAAAGACACTTCCTAGGAGAAAATGCTCAGCCTGGGAAGCAGTGAGGACCTGCAAAAGTAAGGCTGAAAAAGAGACCAGGAGACTCCCTGGATAAGTTGCTCAGAAAAACGGCCTGTACTAGATGTGGTCTCATGCAGATGCCCTGAGAGCCCTGTTCTGTGAAGAAGTCCTCAGGGCTGGGCAGGCTCTACAGGCCTTATATAGTTCTGATCATTCTTACAAAGCCTGAATGGAGAGGTAAGGCAATACTGGCAGACTCCTAAGAAATGCAATGAGAAATCCAGGCGATGTGCTTATGGAAGCCAGAGTTTGACTCCTGTGGAAGGTAAGGAGCTGGAGGTTGAGAGTGATGTGGCCAGGACACAGGAGACCTGGTAAGCATCCAGTCAGTACTTGCCATAATACATGAATGCACCTTATACAAGCAGATACAGTCTACTCTGTAAGACAAGGAGGCCCAAGCTCCACGCTCCCTGGTAGGCTCCTCTACTCTCCACAGCCGATTGTACATGTGGGACATGTGCCAGAGTGCCTGATTCAGCCAAACTTCAGACACCCTGATACTGCTCTGACCTCTCCCTAGGCCCTCCTGGCATGCAGGGGCACTGACTACTCCCTACCTGACGAGAGCTCTAGCTGTTGTGGCCCTCAGACACCAACCAGTTCCAGCTCCTGTCCCACCAGCACTAGGCAAAACAGTTTCTCCTCCACAGGGGCCCTGGAGGATGGGGATGGTCACTATGCCCTGTCTGAGCTGCTCTTCTACAGGGTGCATGAGCTTAGGGACTTCCACAAGTCCCTGTCCATGTCTTTCTCACACTgtcaagataaaaacaaattcatgtttttgatttacatttctcctGTGATCATGAATTCACAGAGATGCCAACTATACTGGTGTGAAGAACAATTCAGTATGCTGTAGGGAATGTGATGTAGACTAATGGTCCTATAGACCAGATTgttacctgcttttttttttttttttttttttgtaaaggaaaagagGGCTATCTAGAGACCACATGTCTGTGCAGTGTCTAACCATAAAGCATCACCTGgtagaaaggaatttttttttctcaaaaatgaggGTAATATTTAATCGGGtaatatttaatctttttctgaaagattttattaGTAAAAATCAACGACTATAAGCAATAAAAAATGTCATTACTCTCCACATCACCAAACTCAGAGAAGAGCTCAAATGGGGATATAAGTCTTGAGAGGAGAAAGATCAGGTTCGAAGCCACCAGTTTTAGTGGATTCACTAACAGACACCCACATTAAACTTCAAGTTCACTGGTGTATGATACTTGTTACCTCCCTGAGCTGACACAAGCCAACCTATAAGGTGGCAGTTAGAGAAGGCTGGGTCATATGACACACACATGCCCCCAAGACTACTGGGCCATCAAAGCTGACAAGACAGCTCTGTGAACAAACTGCCACTGTTGCTATGCCATGTACCATGAGCCCTCATGTGTCCCCACCACTGAGAAAGCAAAGGGATATCTGGGCTCCAAGTCAGAACAGGGGGGGTGACTCATGACCCACCATCAATCTCACCTGGGTCCAGGCACATGAACTTGCAGCATTCCTTGGGGTCCTTGCGGTACTGCTGGCAGCCCTGGGGCCTCTCACAGAGGGCAGCCACACACATCTCGGGCTCCCCACCATGGCAGGTGCAGCTCAGGCACGGATCATCTCCCTTGGGGGTGAAGTAGAACCCTTCATCCACCACATTGTCCTTGATGTCAACGCATGTTTGACCTGAAATAAGcacaaatatgcatatatgtatgcaATATCAGCAGAAGGAGCTCTGACTTTCTCCACCTGGGTCTAGGTGGCAGACGTGACAACAGAGGAGTTAGCAAGATCAATCTGAAAGCCCTTCCAGTGCTGGAGTATATGAGCCTGGTCCACAGGGAGTGACTGTCTGAGAGAGGTCACTACAGCTCACTGTTAGGGCAAAGCACACTTGGTCAGGGCACACCTAGCCAGGAGCCCAGACAACTAGCAGAGAGAAGAGTACTAGATTCCAGGGGAAAGCCCTTGAAATGTTTGCTTTCAAGTGTCTGCCTAAGCAGTGTACTTAAAGATTTCTTCAATTTTAAGATGGAGCTGCAATACATATTAATCATTTTATGACATATTTGAGAATGTGTCTCCAATGATTCTCCCAAGAAGCTGCTGGTTCTATTTGTAAAAACAGTCCACTAGTCTCGACACACATGGTAAACTGTGCAGAGCTGACTTAGGGCTAGAGGAAGAGAAATGGCCAAGGCCAGAGACAAGAGGGAGCTGAAAACTCAAAGCCCTAAGCCAGCCCCAGACACAACAGAAGcctggaagaagggagg from Canis aureus isolate CA01 chromosome 27, VMU_Caureus_v.1.0, whole genome shotgun sequence carries:
- the DGCR2 gene encoding integral membrane protein DGCR2/IDD isoform X9, with the translated sequence MVPKADSGAFLLLFLLVLTVTEPLRPEVTGESRPYHGKEAVDPRPGRARGSDPKHFHAVNVAQPVRFSRKCPTGWHHYEGTASCYRVYLSGENYWDAAQTCQRVNGSLATFSTDQELRFVLAQEWDQPERSFAWQDQHKLWVGYQYVIASRNRSLEGRWEVAFKGSSEVFLPPDPIFASAVSESDSVFCAQLQCFHFPTLRHHDLHSWHAENCYEKSSFLCKRSQTCVDIKDNVVDEGFYFTPKGDDPCLSCTCHGGEPEMCVAALCERPQGCQQYRKDPKECCKFMCLDPDGNSLFDSMASGMRLIVSCISSFLILSLLLFMVHRLRQRRRERIESLIGANLHHFNLGRRIPGFDYGPDGFGTGLTPLHLSDDGEGGTFHFHDPPPPYTAYKYPDIDQPDDPPPPYEASINPDSVFYDPADDDAFEPADARPPTPGDGGGEGASPRRLEHPLPAAEASLADLEDSADSSSALLVPPDPGPGGTPTEALPGGGRHSRSSLSTVV
- the DGCR2 gene encoding integral membrane protein DGCR2/IDD isoform X4; this encodes MVPKADSGAFLLLFLLVLTVTEPLRPELRCNPGQFACRSGTIQCIPLPWQCDGWVTCEDESDEADCPEVTGESRPYHGKEAVDPRPGRARGSDPKHFHAVNVAQPVRFSRKCPTGWHHYEGTASCYRVYLSGENYWDAAQTCQRVNGSLATFSTDQELRFVLAQEWDQPERSFAWQDQHKLWVGYQYVIASRNRSLEGRWEVAFKGSSEVFLPPDPIFASAVSESDSVFCAQLQCFHFPTLRHHDLHSWHAENCYEKSSFLCKRSQTCVDIKDNVVDEGFYFTPKGDDPCLSCTCHGGEPEMCVAALCERPQGCQQYRKDPKECCKFMCLDPDGNSLFDSMASGMRLIVSCISSFLILSLLLFMVHRLRQRRRERIESLIGANLHHFNLGRRIPGFDYGPDGFGTGLTPLHLSDDGEGGTFHFHDPPPPYTAYKYPDIDQPDDPPPPYEASINPDSVFYDPADDDAFEPADARPPTPGDGGGEGASPRRLEHPLPAAEASLADLEDSADSSSALLVPPDPGPGGTPTEALPGGGRHSRSSLSTVV
- the DGCR2 gene encoding integral membrane protein DGCR2/IDD isoform X3 encodes the protein MVPKADSGAFLLLFLLVLTVTEPLRPELRCNPGQFACRSGTIQCIPLPWQCDGWVTCEDESDEADCPEVTGESRPYHGKEAVDPRPGRARGSDPKHFHAVNVAQPVRFSSFLGKCPTGWHHYEGTASCYRVYLSGENYWDAAQTCQRVNGSLATFSTDQELRFVLAQEWDQPERSFAWQDQHKLWVGYQYVIASRNRSLEGRWEVAFKGSSEVFLPPDPIFASAVSESDSVFCAQLQCFHFPTLRHHDLHSWHAENCYEKSSFLCKRSQTCVDIKDNVVDEGFYFTPKGDDPCLSCTCHGGEPEMCVAALCERPQGCQQYRKDPKECCKFMCLDPDGNSLFDSMASGMRLIVSCISSFLILSLLLFMVHRLRQRRRERIESLIGANLHHFNLGRRIPGFDYGPDGFGTGLTPLHLSDDGEGGTFHFHDPPPPYTAYKYPDIDQPDDPPPPYEASINPDSVFYDPADDDAFEPADARPPTPGDGGGEGASPRRLEHPLPAAEASLADLEDSADSSSALLVPPDPGPGGTPTEALPGGGRHSRSSLSTVV
- the DGCR2 gene encoding integral membrane protein DGCR2/IDD isoform X6 translates to MRATKPTVQILPVLQGLAQIIPQQDGISGSSGWRLASSSTYSLSLTASRATEVTGESRPYHGKEAVDPRPGRARGSDPKHFHAVNVAQPVRFSSFLGKCPTGWHHYEGTASCYRVYLSGENYWDAAQTCQRVNGSLATFSTDQELRFVLAQEWDQPERSFAWQDQHKLWVGYQYVIASRNRSLEGRWEVAFKGSSEVFLPPDPIFASAVSESDSVFCAQLQCFHFPTLRHHDLHSWHAENCYEKSSFLCKRSQTCVDIKDNVVDEGFYFTPKGDDPCLSCTCHGGEPEMCVAALCERPQGCQQYRKDPKECCKFMCLDPDGNSLFDSMASGMRLIVSCISSFLILSLLLFMVHRLRQRRRERIESLIGANLHHFNLGRRIPGFDYGPDGFGTGLTPLHLSDDGEGGTFHFHDPPPPYTAYKYPDIDQPDDPPPPYEASINPDSVFYDPADDDAFEPADARPPTPGDGGGEGASPRRLEHPLPAAEASLADLEDSADSSSALLVPPDPGPGGTPTEALPGGGRHSRSSLSTVV
- the DGCR2 gene encoding integral membrane protein DGCR2/IDD isoform X5; the encoded protein is MDFSGMILGQGRPQREQHHKLRCNPGQFACRSGTIQCIPLPWQCDGWVTCEDESDEADCPEVTGESRPYHGKEAVDPRPGRARGSDPKHFHAVNVAQPVRFSSFLGKCPTGWHHYEGTASCYRVYLSGENYWDAAQTCQRVNGSLATFSTDQELRFVLAQEWDQPERSFAWQDQHKLWVGYQYVIASRNRSLEGRWEVAFKGSSEVFLPPDPIFASAVSESDSVFCAQLQCFHFPTLRHHDLHSWHAENCYEKSSFLCKRSQTCVDIKDNVVDEGFYFTPKGDDPCLSCTCHGGEPEMCVAALCERPQGCQQYRKDPKECCKFMCLDPDGNSLFDSMASGMRLIVSCISSFLILSLLLFMVHRLRQRRRERIESLIGANLHHFNLGRRIPGFDYGPDGFGTGLTPLHLSDDGEGGTFHFHDPPPPYTAYKYPDIDQPDDPPPPYEASINPDSVFYDPADDDAFEPADARPPTPGDGGGEGASPRRLEHPLPAAEASLADLEDSADSSSALLVPPDPGPGGTPTEALPGGGRHSRSSLSTVV
- the DGCR2 gene encoding integral membrane protein DGCR2/IDD isoform X7; protein product: MELRCNPGQFACRSGTIQCIPLPWQCDGWVTCEDESDEADCPEVTGESRPYHGKEAVDPRPGRARGSDPKHFHAVNVAQPVRFSSFLGKCPTGWHHYEGTASCYRVYLSGENYWDAAQTCQRVNGSLATFSTDQELRFVLAQEWDQPERSFAWQDQHKLWVGYQYVIASRNRSLEGRWEVAFKGSSEVFLPPDPIFASAVSESDSVFCAQLQCFHFPTLRHHDLHSWHAENCYEKSSFLCKRSQTCVDIKDNVVDEGFYFTPKGDDPCLSCTCHGGEPEMCVAALCERPQGCQQYRKDPKECCKFMCLDPDGNSLFDSMASGMRLIVSCISSFLILSLLLFMVHRLRQRRRERIESLIGANLHHFNLGRRIPGFDYGPDGFGTGLTPLHLSDDGEGGTFHFHDPPPPYTAYKYPDIDQPDDPPPPYEASINPDSVFYDPADDDAFEPADARPPTPGDGGGEGASPRRLEHPLPAAEASLADLEDSADSSSALLVPPDPGPGGTPTEALPGGGRHSRSSLSTVV
- the DGCR2 gene encoding integral membrane protein DGCR2/IDD isoform X8: MVPKADSGAFLLLFLLVLTVTEPLRPEVTGESRPYHGKEAVDPRPGRARGSDPKHFHAVNVAQPVRFSSFLGKCPTGWHHYEGTASCYRVYLSGENYWDAAQTCQRVNGSLATFSTDQELRFVLAQEWDQPERSFAWQDQHKLWVGYQYVIASRNRSLEGRWEVAFKGSSEVFLPPDPIFASAVSESDSVFCAQLQCFHFPTLRHHDLHSWHAENCYEKSSFLCKRSQTCVDIKDNVVDEGFYFTPKGDDPCLSCTCHGGEPEMCVAALCERPQGCQQYRKDPKECCKFMCLDPDGNSLFDSMASGMRLIVSCISSFLILSLLLFMVHRLRQRRRERIESLIGANLHHFNLGRRIPGFDYGPDGFGTGLTPLHLSDDGEGGTFHFHDPPPPYTAYKYPDIDQPDDPPPPYEASINPDSVFYDPADDDAFEPADARPPTPGDGGGEGASPRRLEHPLPAAEASLADLEDSADSSSALLVPPDPGPGGTPTEALPGGGRHSRSSLSTVV